ATTCTAAGATCATAATAACGTCACCCTCATTTACACTTTGACCAGGGTTCATAATTATTTTCCAAACATTACCTGGAACTAGTGCTTTAATATCATCACCAGTACCACCAGCTGCAGGAGCAGGAGCTGCTGCAGGAGCTGCACTCTCACCGTTTACTGCAGTTACTTGAATATCTGCATCACCTTCAGCAACCTGAACGCTAAATTTTTGACCATCTACTACTACTGTATAATTTCCACTCATCTCTTCACTTCCTTTACAATCATCTTTCATTTGAGAAATTTTTCTTACGTTTAATTCGCTTTCACCTTTTAAGAATGCGATACCTTTGTCTTGACATGCTGCTGCAATAAAAATATTTTCTTCTGTTATTTCAATATCTTCTTCTTTAAGCTTATTTATCCAAGTCTCTAAAGATTTAGACTCATCAGCATTTGCTAAATCAAGTGCTTTTTCAGTTGTAGGCTCTAGATTTAATTTTTCTGAAGCAATTTTTACAACTTCTGGATCCGGTGCAACAGGAGTTTTACCAAAATATCCAAGTACCATTTTTCCATAACCTGGTGCAATTGCTTTCCAAGGTCCTTGCATTACATTGTTAAGTGCTTGTTGGAAATAAAATTGTGAAACTGGAGTTACACTAGTACCGTAACCACCTTTTTCAACTACCTCTTGCATAGCAGCGATAACTTCAGGGAACTTATCCATAATACCGTTGTCACGCATCATCTGAGTATTTGCAGTAAGTGCTCCACCAGGCATTGGTGAGAATGGGATTACAGGAGATACCATTGTAGCCTCAGGTGGCATAAAATAATCACTTAGACAAGACTGAAGCTCTTTTTCATAAGTTAGAATTTTTTCAATTTCTAATCCGCCTAAATCAAAGTCCATCCCTTTAGTAGCATGAAG
The Sulfurimonas sp. genome window above contains:
- a CDS encoding biotin/lipoyl-containing protein, whose product is MAKKFIDIMDTTFRDGFQSVYGGRVLMNDFFPAVEAAKTAGINHFEFGGGARFQSLYFYLKEDAFEMMDKFREIVGPDANLQTLARGVNTVMLDTGSKELIDLHAKLFKKHGTTTIRNFDALNDIENLKYSAERITHHGLKHEVVVTMMDLPPGCYGAHDVAFYEKTLRDILDSGIPYTSIAFKDASGTSSPQKVYETIKMARNLVGEDTHIRMHTHETAGVSVSAYMAALEAGADGIDLAASPVSGGTSQPDILTMLHATKGMDFDLGGLEIEKILTYEKELQSCLSDYFMPPEATMVSPVIPFSPMPGGALTANTQMMRDNGIMDKFPEVIAAMQEVVEKGGYGTSVTPVSQFYFQQALNNVMQGPWKAIAPGYGKMVLGYFGKTPVAPDPEVVKIASEKLNLEPTTEKALDLANADESKSLETWINKLKEEDIEITEENIFIAAACQDKGIAFLKGESELNVRKISQMKDDCKGSEEMSGNYTVVVDGQKFSVQVAEGDADIQVTAVNGESAAPAAAPAPAAGGTGDDIKALVPGNVWKIIMNPGQSVNEGDVIMILESMKMEIDVVATRGGVLKSINVATNDKVVEGQVVAVIG